A window of Cryptomeria japonica chromosome 3, Sugi_1.0, whole genome shotgun sequence contains these coding sequences:
- the LOC131076017 gene encoding uncharacterized protein LOC131076017, producing MSFEEVNVNPQEVRFSQDSISRKFTQDYSCSINENGRFSIISKPSSVRVVCQQMEMGLIKPSDFPAIEVYKDENGITWSNDNRRLWVFRKAGVTSVPAKLSSTPLFRAPPPPEKREGMARADYFPLVRGG from the coding sequence ATGAGTTTTGAGGAGGTGAATGTGAATCCACAAGAAGTGAGATTCAGTCAAGACTCCATTTCAAGGAAATTTACCCAGGACTATAGCTGTTCCATAAATGAAAATGGCAGGTTTAGCATCATCTCTAAACCATCATCTGTGAGAGTGGTTTGCCAGCAAATGGAAATGGGGCTGATTAAGCCTTCTGATTTTCCAGCAATTGAAGTATACAAAGATGAGAATGGCATAACCTGGTCCAACGACAACAGGAGATTGTGGGTGTTTAGAAAAGCTGGGGTTACAAGCGTACCAGCCAAGCTCTCTTCAACACCTCTATTCAGAGCTCCTCCTCCACCAGAGAAACGTGAGGGAATGGCTCGTGCAGACTATTTTCCTCTAGTTCGTGGTGGCTag